From the Brassica napus cultivar Da-Ae chromosome A8, Da-Ae, whole genome shotgun sequence genome, one window contains:
- the LOC106418883 gene encoding late embryogenesis abundant protein 6 → MQSAKQKLSDLASTAKKKMVICRAKVEEKADKARARTKEEKKIAHERRKAREAEAKLDMHVAKEAHAEEKLMAKQSHYHVSQSHVPHHTPVTTPQPVVGHGYGHNHPAAYPPTAYPTAYPQEHHHHHPYGNV, encoded by the exons ATGCAATCGGCAAAACAGAAGCTAAGCGATTTGGCTAGTACAGCCAAAAAGAAGATGGTGATATGTCGAGCAAAAGTTGAAGAAAAG GCGGATAAGGCAAGGGCACGGACTAAAGAGGAGAAAAAGATAGCACACGAGCGTAGAAAGGCGAGGGAAGCAGAGGCTAAGCTGGATATGCACGTGGCTAAAGAAGCTCATGCTGAAGAGAAGCTTATGGCTAAGCAATCTCATTACCATGTTTCTCAAAGTCATGTGCCTCATCACACACCTGTGACGACTCCCCAACCAGTCGTAGGACATGGTTACGGCCATAACCATCCGGCGGCTTATCCTCCGACGGCTTATCCTACAGCTTATCCTCAGgagcatcaccatcatcaccCCTATGGAAACGTTTAG